The genome window GCCCTGTTTCAGCTTTCCTGTCTCCGCTTTCTTAAGCGATGGTGACCTTGTCGTCGAGGTATACGTCCTGGATCGCGTTGAGCAAACCTACGCCTTCATTCATGGGACGTTGAAAAGCCTTGCGGCCGCTGATCAGGCCCTGGCCGCCCGCACGCTTGTTGATCACGGCGGTCCTCACCGCTTCCGCCATGTCGCTGGCGCCGCTGCTTGCACCGCCGCTATTGATCAGTCCTATCCGCCCCATGTAGCAGTTGGCCACCTGGTAGCGGCACAGGTCGATCGGGTGCTCGCTTGTGAGGTCGCTGTAAACCTTCTTGTGCGATTTGCCATAGTTGGCGATGGCGTTGTAGCCGCCGTTGGTCTCCGGGAGTTTCTGCTTGATGATGTCCGCCTGAATGGTGACGCCCAAGTGGTTGGCCTGGCCGGTGAGGTCGGCAGCGGTGTGGTAATCCTTGCCGTCGACCTTGAAGCCGCTGTTGCGGATGTAGCACCAGAGGATGGTGGCCATGCCCAGCTCGTGCGCGTGCTGGAAGGCGTCGGCGATCTCGGTGATCTGCCGCGTGCTCTCATCGCTGCCGAAGTAGATGGTGGCGCCAACGGCCACTGCTCCCATGTCCCAGGCATCCTGCACGTTGCCGAAGAGCACCTGGTCGAACTTGTTCGGCAGGGTCATCAGCTCGTTGTGGTTGATCTTCACGATGAAGGGGATCCTGTGGGCGTATTTGCGCGCCACGCTGCCGAGCACGCCATAAGTGCTGGCCACGGCGTTGCAGCCGCCCTCGATCGCGAGCTTCACGATGTTCTCCCCATCGAAATAGATGGGGTTGGGGGCGAAGCTGGCGGCGGCACTGTGCTCGATGCCCTGGTCCACCGGCAGGATGCTCATGTAGCCAGTGTTGGCCAGGCGGCCGTTGCCATACAGGGCCTGCATGCTGCGCAGCACTTGCGGACTGCGGTTGCTCAATGCGAAGCAACGGTCCACGAAGTCGGGACCGGGCAGGTTAAGGCTGCCTTTGACGATGGTCTTGCTCTGGTGATTCAGCAGGCTCTGGGCATCGGCGCCGAGGAGCTCTTCGATCTTGCTCATGGTCAACGTGGGCATGCGTGCTCGATTTTCAGGGCGGCGAAGGTAGGCGTGCGGGCTCGGCGGGTCCAGCAGGTGGATTGTGCATGCGCGATATGGGCTGTTCCGGCGTTGGTGCGGGCAAGTACCTTCGCGCGCTTCGCATGAAACGCCTTCTGCCCGTCCTGGCCCCAGTTGTAGTGGCAGCGGCCCTGCTCTTGGTCGGTTGGGCCTGGTTGCGCGGCTACACGCGCCACAACGAGCTCATGCGCGTGCCCGACCTGGCGGGAGCAAACATGGCCGAGGCCGCAGCGCTCTTGGCCAAGCGTGACCTGAGTGCGGTGGTGATCGACAGCGTGTTCGTAGAGGACCGGCCCAAGGGCACTGTGGTGGAACAAGATCCGGACGCGGGCAAGGAGGTGAAGCCCGGCCGCAAGGTGTATCTGGTGCTGAATGCCAATCAGCCTAAAATGATCGATATGCCCAAGTTGGTGGATCTGAGCAAGCGTCAGGCGCTGAGCGTGCTTGACATCCTGGGCCTCAAGGTGAAAGAGATGCAGTACAAGCCGGATCCCTGCGTGGACTGCGTGATCGCGCAACTCCATAAGGGCAAGCCCATCGCTGCCGATGAGCGGATACGACGTGGGGAGGCCATCACCCTGGTTCTAGGGGCCGGAGAGAAGGGTGAGCGCGTGCCGGTCCCCGACCTGTCCGGGTTATCCATGGCCGACGTGCAGCTGTTGCTGAACATGGCCTCTTTGAACCTCGGGGTGCTGGTGGAGTGCCAGGGTTGCAATACCCGAGCGGATTCCGCGTTTGCGCGGGTGCGCAGGCAAAGTCCAGCCGCAGGCGCCAACAACCGCATTGCTTTGGGCAGTACCATCGACCTTTGGCTCACTTCCGATACTACCGGCCTGCGTCCCGCTG of Flavobacteriales bacterium contains these proteins:
- a CDS encoding class I fructose-bisphosphate aldolase; its protein translation is MPTLTMSKIEELLGADAQSLLNHQSKTIVKGSLNLPGPDFVDRCFALSNRSPQVLRSMQALYGNGRLANTGYMSILPVDQGIEHSAAASFAPNPIYFDGENIVKLAIEGGCNAVASTYGVLGSVARKYAHRIPFIVKINHNELMTLPNKFDQVLFGNVQDAWDMGAVAVGATIYFGSDESTRQITEIADAFQHAHELGMATILWCYIRNSGFKVDGKDYHTAADLTGQANHLGVTIQADIIKQKLPETNGGYNAIANYGKSHKKVYSDLTSEHPIDLCRYQVANCYMGRIGLINSGGASSGASDMAEAVRTAVINKRAGGQGLISGRKAFQRPMNEGVGLLNAIQDVYLDDKVTIA
- a CDS encoding PASTA domain-containing protein, which gives rise to MKRLLPVLAPVVVAAALLLVGWAWLRGYTRHNELMRVPDLAGANMAEAAALLAKRDLSAVVIDSVFVEDRPKGTVVEQDPDAGKEVKPGRKVYLVLNANQPKMIDMPKLVDLSKRQALSVLDILGLKVKEMQYKPDPCVDCVIAQLHKGKPIAADERIRRGEAITLVLGAGEKGERVPVPDLSGLSMADVQLLLNMASLNLGVLVECQGCNTRADSAFARVRRQSPAAGANNRIALGSTIDLWLTSDTTGLRPAEGWNDPSRYTSPDSLNEP